Proteins from one Clostridia bacterium genomic window:
- the tuf gene encoding elongation factor Tu (EF-Tu; promotes GTP-dependent binding of aminoacyl-tRNA to the A-site of ribosomes during protein biosynthesis; when the tRNA anticodon matches the mRNA codon, GTP hydrolysis results; the inactive EF-Tu-GDP leaves the ribosome and release of GDP is promoted by elongation factor Ts; many prokaryotes have two copies of the gene encoding EF-Tu) — GDNVNMTIELITPIAIEKGLRFAIREGGRTVGAGVVTEIIE, encoded by the coding sequence CGGGGATAATGTAAACATGACAATAGAACTTATAACCCCGATAGCTATAGAAAAAGGATTGAGATTTGCTATAAGAGAAGGCGGCAGAACCGTTGGTGCAGGCGTTGTTACTGAAATAATAGAATAA